In Sphaeramia orbicularis chromosome 1, fSphaOr1.1, whole genome shotgun sequence, a genomic segment contains:
- the LOC115411606 gene encoding histone H2B-like, producing the protein MPEPAKSAPKKGSKKAVAKTAGKGGKKRRKSRKESYAIYVYKVLKQVHPDTGISSKAMSIMNSFVNDIFERIASEASRLAHYNKRSTITSREIQTGVRLLLPGELAKHAVSEGTKAVTKYTSSK; encoded by the coding sequence ATGCCTGAACCCGCGAAGTCCGCGCCCAAGAAGGGCTCCAAGAAAGCCGTGGCCAAGACCGCCGGCAAAGGAGgcaagaagaggagaaagagtaGGAAGGAGAGCTACGCCATCTACGTGTACAAGGTCCTGAAGCAGGTCCACCCCGACACCGGCATCTCCTCCAAGGCCATGAGCATCATGAACTCGTTCGTCAACGACATCTTCGAGCGCATCGCCTCTGAGGCCTCCCGTCTGGCTCATTACAATAAGAGGTCCACCATCACCTCCAGGGAGATCCAGACCGGAGTGCGCCTCCTGCTGCCCGGTGAGCTGGCCAAACACGCCGTGTCCGAGGGCACTAAGGCGGTGACCAAGTACACCAGCTCCAAGTAA